The Amblyomma americanum isolate KBUSLIRL-KWMA chromosome 5, ASM5285725v1, whole genome shotgun sequence genome window below encodes:
- the LOC144132941 gene encoding uncharacterized protein LOC144132941 isoform X1 encodes MASTARTRKSRGESSTSPSGTSDSTSTTMFVVNQAEFTTTTSEDSSSRQVVQGSSSEVEVNLQQGPTVSGFPSQPVPGPSGYNVFLPIGPSVPVIFTEQGIRIPGYNAPAAVPGAEDDGTTSSTTATEQQEAQDAPVAGIFQLLPAGSYLPTFVNMEQLEEEDEERDENEELPLELDQEEEPLEEPVQPPIVGVVGASIREQEMFFQMPLQREASPAAWPQAVVMPPQMVPPMMSAPMLSPPMMSPPMMSPPMMSPPMMPPPMYSHMQAAQMYASPQYGMPSPLMSFGWQAQMLQGQEQVQAYGQPLGMEPQPPQTQWPAFQTQWAGTQWQLGQPQWPQGQCIQGGPQVTQQQQTAQQVLTQEVQEFVASSETDQAVIRVAEKRVRSVSTVPRHFSDEEFLSQGAPLNETELLAPSSQAPCLDHRVLKTRTSVQHVAGPSEPIAAESSTRIDICRKGDKYDVSQAAHVSVSSGHLATEATQVTQVTHGTEACPTMQDLQPKKVVLEINDARMQAEDPCMTFGMQTSQEFMGSRVTSGLRDTERIHRPAGTQPAKVFSDPQHPTLGTQAAEKPLGPSHIALGIHTVEQFTQPPSRAVGLQVAQKHAELPHAADGAHVTRGCEEALRPTVGVQIIPQPAGPPHITLEVQGTGQPASDPHSLVTGTQALQEHGEPPCMTFGMQTAERLEPRTVTGIAAVQQRILSPQAVSAVHAADMHIKSLQKNLQVQCPEQPQVSQSVQATSVINIPGITYVDSAQISRSPAQAHMPGGPFRHTVRQAVQASSVDSVTLLAQHGPRTMVSVEQLQVDMGAHSHAASMTVGSGPQRQQQDIGVQHGGIIQPILASRPPSPARKHRDLEIQCNYEQPMQTARSITAIGIQQKYESSGRHQTDFGIQCTFQPRDRIVKTITTLPPRPLHDAEVQFGDEPIKEPPPEPPSHDFGVQCVYEPDHMMERDISRAGSRPMHGFMELGYGQAKWNEKGLFPAGGRSMRNFEGQYDRPVTMSPLPMTPQVLHETVAIGVGDGGPKNMFHANYRFNQGLMSRVQSGLSVSSSLSSLFMFGRSHLPVMTNAATQVAEMERSPLSPMFASPVPKVETAAYPCVAVCSRNTVNHACTLNVSSYPGRLSQTPQMRDAVFQIGEPFPAMPPFGQQLRSQSLSKEPDGRTPFREAAIQTFAMSAVPPASSPPLSPPSSPYQLGPFGTSAGGSTPRSGSPTRDAGLQTEGGFTNLRESPLGGLFRHESVAQLAEPAGGPTHDIMIQADTLTPNAGNAWGPWQVQRRTPVAATAEVYPCGHLPQVLQTRDVPPSPPPLSPPPHSPYPGAQGWQLPVVVEHKVGIGGDLLRLLTLRQQQQNLPPDERPGQAEKGVSEGPFAGPAWGSTDGEQDYADQGSSQVEQSSGAGEYLPAGAVLGAAGLAAEAEAAAKTARRSSIETTSNLTRSTKVASILPEVTVACFLLALLLVLVASAALLSWTTRRHARVVLIGQTTKKALHPSNATYIIPPFSVTPADRPLQTINPSLSGNFTTEHTGSPTGPRTYELCATDFCVKEGQMLRYLRDSATDPCKNFYEYVCGQWLSQQPSDVTYLDVDGALATDIEARMHRFLDGPEKSSIRPLFTFWTNCNRQGATAQDRAISHARALGLELPGSQASASPERLMVLAVTLAQEFGLFALLTVELDVDPEGKDQHVLAVDEPELAWGRMKPPLVTSDHTVYWAMLTRAAQPLAALLLTDSRAVQSATHNFARITMVMTNASVAHRHLSDRMGHYRMRGYRELSRLDPLLNGLFGSTHDLRPSSRVLVKAPRFVELVNMLLSTEREALHEYMVLLALLHLAPFLDIPEAPSMFLSSLTGEAVSWEASPPRWRVCLRLAERTLPNLMQMAYEQVFKGSNIFDEVMGDIMVEEVRNGLVEYIDSLNLLDAWSKIIAKIKVRNTKVYTFYPIVLADPKNLAAYVKKLERSVSWDGDIMEYYIRLRGFLAQMKERDETLNFFLPRWKHSIFDPECVYYPRRDVVYVPVGFFNLTVPTSPRERMFHVPRAGPRLIGCFFRAILENTNMYKPEGLWWTEATQAAFQESMACLEERRNEMVYQHRGINLQDASRGLNLQGLSDIEDNVAVRISAKVYDDQLFTNRYLNRDYRLPGVEHLTSKQLFFIYLARSHCEAPSVEKSLEDIRCSYKSKGRYRTNLALSNSREFIDAFQCSPGTEMNPAKQCSVWS; translated from the exons ATGGCATCGACGGCCCGAACGCGCAAGAGCCGAGGCGAGTCTTCAACGTCGCCGTCGGGCACTTCGGACAGCACGTCTACAACCATGTTTGTCGTGAACCAGGCTGAATTCACCACGACCACCTCTGAAGACAGCAGCAGCCGTCAG GTTGTCCAGGGATCCAGCTCTGAAGTTGAGGTGAATCTGCAGCAGGGTCCTACTGTGTCTGGTTTTCCCTCCCAGCCAGTTCCGGGACCATCAGGCTATAATGTGTTCCTGCCAATAGGGCCTTCCGTCCCAGTCATATTCACTGAGCAGGGAATTCGTATTCCTGGCTACAATGCTCCCGCAGCTGTACCAGGCGCCGAAGATGATGGCACAACCTCCTCCACGACGGCTACTGAACAGCAGGAGGCACAGGATGCTCCAGTAGCTGGCATTTTCCAGTTGCTTCCTGCAGGATCATACCTACCCACTTTTGTCAACATGGAACAGCttgaagaggaagacgaagaaagGGACGAAAATGAAGAACTGCCACTAGAACTGGATCAGGAAGAGGAGCCACTAGAAGAGCCAGTGCAGCCACCAATAGTGGGTGTTGTTGGGGCTTCCATACGTGAGCAAGAGATGTTCTTTCAAATGCCACTGCAGAGAGAAGCAAGCCCTGCAGCCTGGCCGCAGGCAGTCGTTATGCCCCCTCAGATGGTTCCACCTATGATGTCAGCACCTATGCTGTCGCCACCCATGATGTCGCCACCCATGATGTCACCACCCATGATGTCACCACCCATGATGCCGCCACCTATGTACTCCCATATGCAGGCAGCTCAGATGTATGCCTCACCTCAGTATGGTATGCCTTCGCCACTGATGTCTTTTGGGTGGCAAGCACAGATGCTGCAGGGTCAGGAACAAGTTCAGGCTTATGGCCAACCACTTGGCATGGAACCTCAGCCACCCCAGACACAGTGGCCAGCGTTTCAGACCCAGTGGGCAGGAACACAATGGCAGTTAGGGCAGCCGCAATGGCCACAGGGCCAATGTATTCAAGGAGGTCCCCAAGTGACTCAGCAGCAGCAGACTGCACAGCAGGTGCTAACTCAGGAGGTGCAAGAATTTGTCGCATCAAGTGAAACGGACCAAGCAGTAATACGTGTGGCTGAGAAGAGGGTGCGGAGTGTTTCCACAGTGCCACGCCACTTTTCTGATGAAGAGTTTCTTTCACAAGGTGCACCACTAAACGAAACAGAGCTGCTAGCACCTTCCTCTCAAGCCCCTTGTTTGGATCACAGAGTTCTCAAAACGCGGACTTCTGTGCAACATGTTGCAGGTCCATCAGAACCTATAGCTGCAGAGTCATCAACGCGCATTGACATCTGTAGAAAAGGGGACAAATATGATGTTTCTCAGGCGGCACATGTCTCTGTATCCTCTGGCCACCTTGCCACTGAAGCCACTCAGGTGACTCAAGTGACGCATGGAACTGAGGCCTGCCCTACAATGCAAGATCTGCAGCCGAAAAAAGTTGTGCTTGAAATAAATGATGCCAGAATGCAGGCTGAGGATCCCTGCATGACATTTGGAATGCAGACCAGTCAAGAATTTATGGGCAGCCGTGTGACGTCTGGTTTGCGTGATACTGAGCGCATACACCGGCCAGCCGGAACACAACCCGCCAAGGTATTCAGTGATCCACAACATCCAACACTTGGTACTCAAGCTGCTGAGAAACCCCTTGGACCATCTCACATTGCTTTGGGCATACACACTGTGGAACAGTTCACTCAACCTCCCAGCAGGGCAGTTGGATTACAAGTTGCGCAGAAACACGCTGAACTACCCCATGCTGCAGATGGAGCACATGTTACAAGAGGATGTGAAGAAGCATTGCGGCCAACGGTTGGAGTGCAGATTATTCCACAGCCAGCTGGGCCACCGCATATTACACTTGAAGTACAGGGTACTGGACAACCGGCTTCTGATCCCCACAGTTTAGTAACTGGGACACAGGCCCTTCAGGAACATGGAGAACCTCCTTGTATGACCTTTGGAATGCAAACAGCTGAACGCTTAGAGCCTCGAACAGTGACGGGAATAGCAGCTGTTCAACAGAGGATCTTGTCGCCACAAGCGGTCTCAGCTGTGCATGCTGCAGATATGCATATTAAGTCCTTGCAAAAAAACTTGCAAGTGCAGTGTCCTGAGCAACCTCAGGTATCTCAATCAGTTCAAGCAACTTCTGTCATCAATATTCCTGGAATTACCTATGTAGACTCAGCGCAAATTTCAAGAAGCCCAGCACAGGCACACATGCCTGGAGGACCATTCAGACACACAGTACGTCAAGCAGTTCAAGCATCATCTGTCGATTCTGTAACCTTACTGGCTCAACATGGACCTCGAACAATGGTTTCAGTGGAGCAACTTCAGGTTGATATGGGTGCCCATTCACATGCTGCTTCAATGACTGTTGGCTCAGGCCCTCAGAGACAACAACAAGATATTGGTGTGCAGCATGGGGGTATTATCCAGCCTATTTTGGCATCAAGACCGCCATCACCCGCAAGGAAACATCGTGATCTTGAGATACAGTGCAATTATGAACAGCCCATGCAAACCGCAAGGAGCATTACTGCTATAGGAATACAACAGAAGTACGAGTCATCGGGTAGACATCAAACTGACTTTGGAATTCAATGCACATTTCAACCTCGTGACCGAATAGTCAAGACTATCACTACATTGCCTCCAAGGCCTCTGCATGATGCTGAAGTGCAGTTTGGTGATGAGCCTATTAAGGAACCTCCTCCTGAGCCACCGTCACATGACTTTGGTGTTCAGTGTGTGTATGAGCCAGATCACATGATGGAAAGGGACATTTCTCGAGCTGGTAGCAGGCCTATGCATGGCTTTATGGAACTAGGTTATGGTCAGGCAAAGTGGAATGAAAAGGGCTTGTTCCCAGCTGGAGGGAGGTCAATGAGAAACTTTGAAGGACAGTACGATCGTCCTGTCACAATGTCCCCACTGCCCATGACACCACAGGTTTTGCATGAAACCGTGGCAATTGGAGTTGGTGATGGAGGGCCGAAGAACATGTTCCATGCTAATTATAGATTTAACCAGGGGCTCATGTCACGTGTTCAGTCTGGACTTTCAGTTAGCAGCTCTCTGTCTTCTTTGTTCATGTTTGGCCGTTCACACCTGCCTGTCATGACGAATGCCGCTACCCAAGTTGCTGAAATGGAGCGCTCTCCTCTGTCACCCATGTTTGCCTCTCCAGTTCCGAAAGTAGAGACAGCCGCATACCCATGTGTAGCAGTATGCTCAAGAAACACCGTCAACCATGCTTGCACCTTAAATGTTAGCAGTTACCCTGGCCGTCTCTCTCAGACTCCTCAGATGAGGGATGCAGTCTTTCAGATTGGGGAGCCATTTCCagcaatgcccccttttgggcaACAACTGAGGTCCCAGTCTTTGTCTAAGGAACCTGATGGAAGAACCCCATTTAGAGAGGCAGCCATACAGACATTTGCCATGTCAGCAGTGCCACCTGCCTCTTCTCCACCTTTGTCGCCGCCCTCGTCACCGTACCAGCTGGGGCCATTTGGCACATCAGCTGGGGGCTCCACCCCACGAAGTGGCTCACCCACTCGAGACGCTGGCCTCCAAACTGAAGGAGGGTTCACTAACCTTCGTGAAAGTCCACTTGGAGGCCTTTTTAGGCATgagtcagtggcgcagctggcaGAACCGGCAGGAGGCCCCACTCATGACATTATGATCCAAGCTGACACCCTGACACCAAATGCAGGCAATGCTTGGGGTCCCTGGCAAGTGCAGCGCAGGACACCAGTAGCAGCTACGGCAGAGGTGTACCCTTGTGGCCACTTGCCTCAAGTGTTGCAGACAAGGGACGTGCCCCCTAGCCCTCCACCGCTTTCACCACCACCGCATTCTCCCTACCCGGGGGCTCAAGGCTGGCAGCTTCCAGTTGTTGTGGAGCACAAGGTCGGAATCGGTGGAGACCTGTTGCGCCTCCTGACcctgaggcagcagcagcaaaacttgCCCCCTGATGAGAGGCCTGGCCAGGCTGAGAAGGGGGTCTCTGAGGGTCCCTTTGCGGGCCCTGCATGGGGTTCGACTGATGGCGAACAGGACTATGCAGACCAAGGCAGCTCTCAAGTGGAACAGTCTTCTGGCGCAGGAGAGTACCTGCCAGCTGGTGCAGTACTGGGGGCTGCTGGTCTGGCAGCAGAAGCTGAAGCCGCTGCCAAAACGGCCAGAAGGTCTTCTATAGAGACAACAAGCAA TTTGACCCGGTCGACCAAAGTGGCTTCCATACTTCCAGAAGTTActgtggcatgttttcttctggcTTTACTCTTGGTGCTGGTCGCTTCAGCCGCTCTTCTTTCTTGGACAACACGTCGACATGCCC GTGTGGTCCTTATAGGACAAACTACCAAAA AGGCTTTACATCCCAGCAATGCGACCTACATCATACCTCCATTTA GTGTTACCCCTGCTGATC GTCCCCTGCAAACCATCAACCCTAGTCTCTCTGGGAACTTTACAACTG AGCATACCGGTTCACCGACTGGTCCGCGCACCTATGAATTATGTGCCACTGATTTCTGTGTGAAGGAAG GACAGATGCTACGCTACCTGCGGGATTCGGCCACAGACCCCTGCAAGAACTTCTACGAGTACGTGTGCGGCCAGTGGCTGTCACAACAACCTTCTGATGTCACATACTTGGATGTTGATGGAGCCCTGGCAACAGACATCGAGGCCAGGATGCACCGATTTCTCGATG GGCCTGAAAAGTCTAGCATTCGACCCCTATTCACATTCTGGACCAACTGCAATCGTCAAG GTGCAACGGCACAGGACCGAGCCATTAGCCATGCGCGAGCCCTTGGCCTGGAGTTGCCGGGCTCGCAGGCATCGGCATCACCCGAGCGCCTCATGGTGCTTGCTGTAACGCTGGCCCAGGAGTTTGGCCTCTTCGCCCTTCTCACGGTTGAGCTGGACGTTGACCCCGAGGGCAAGGACCAACATGTTCTTGCA GTCGATGAGCCTGAACTGGCCTGGGGCAGGATGAAACCTCCGCTGGTCACCAGTGATCACACTGTTTACTGGGCCATGCTCACCAGGGCTGCTCAGCCACTTGCTGCACTGCTGCTCACGGATAGCAGGGCGGTCCAGTCTGCCACCCACAACTTTGCACGCATCACCATGGTCATGACCAAT GCTTCCGTTGCCCACCGCCACCTCTCGGACCGCATGGGCCACTACAGGATGCGCGGTTATCGGGAGCTGAGCCGTCTGGACCCG CTCCTCAACGGCCTGTTTGGGAGCACCCACGATCTGCGGCCGTCTTCAAGGGTGCTGGTCAAGGCACCACGTTTCGTCGAGCTCGTCAACATGCTCCTGTCCACGGAAAG GGAAGCTCTGCACGAGTACATGGTCCTGCTGGCCCTACTGCATCTAGCCCCCTTCCTGGACATTCCGGAAGCACCCAGTATGTTCTTGAGCTCGCTGACAGGTGAGGCCGTGTCGTGGGAGGCATCCCCTCCGCGCTGGCGTGTCTGCCTGCGCCTGGCCGAACGCACCCTGCCCAACCTGATGCAAATGGCCTATGAGCAGGTCTTCAAGGGGAGCAACATCTTCGACGAAGTCATG GGGGACATCATGGTGGAAGAGGTGCGCAATGGCCTGGTGGAGTACATTGACAGCCTAAACCTTCTGGATGCCTGGTCCAAGATAATCGCAAAGATCAAGGTTCGGAACACCAAGGTCTACACTTTCTATCCCATCGTCCTGGCTGACCCCAAGAATTTGGCTGCATATGTCAAAAAG CTGGAACGCAGTGTCAGCTGGGATGGAGACATAATGGAATACTACATACGTCTCCGAGGCTTTCTGGCCCAGATGAAGGAACGAGACGAGaccctcaatttttttcttcccag GTGGAAGCATTCCATTTTTGATCCTGAATGTGTCTACTATCCGCGGAGGGATGTCGTGT ATGTTCCTGTGGGATTTTTTAACCTGACTGTTCCCACAAGCCCAAGAGAGAG GATGTTCCATGTCCCACGCGCCGGCCCACGCCTCATCGGCTGCTTTTTCAGGGCCATCTTGGAGAACA CCAATATGTACAAGCCAGAGGGTCTCTGGTGGACGGAGGCAACACAGGCTGCCTTCCAGGAGAGCATGGCGTGTCTGGAAGAGAGACGCAATGAGATG GTGTATCAACACAGAGGGATTAATCTGCAAGATGCGAGCAGGGGCCTCAACCTGCAAGGCCTGAGTGATATTGAGGACAACGTAGCTGTGCGCATCTCCGCCAAGGTGTACGATGACCAGCTGTTTACAAACCGGTACCTCAACCGAGACTACCGGCTGCCTGGGGTGGAGCACCTGACCTCCAAGCAGCTCTTCTTCATCTACCTTGCTAGG AGTCACTGTGAGGCCCCTTCTGTTGAAAAAAGCCTCGAAGATATTCGTTGCTCATACAAGAGCAAAGGAAGATACAG GACTAACCTGGCTCTGAGCAACAGTCGAGAATTCATCGACGCATTTCAGTGCAGTCCTGGCACAGAGATGAACCCTGCAAAGCAGTGCTCGGTCTGGAGCTGA